The Fundidesulfovibrio putealis DSM 16056 genome includes a window with the following:
- the hisA gene encoding 1-(5-phosphoribosyl)-5-[(5-phosphoribosylamino)methylideneamino]imidazole-4-carboxamide isomerase, which produces MILYPAIDLKDGKCVRLKQGLADQVTVFDPDPVAAAGHWLDLGAKALHVVDLDGAFDGEPRNRGLVAAICKRAGDIPVQLGGGIRDLATAKAYVDAGVSRLLIGTMALADPDLYGELCAALPGKICVSLDADHGKLKTKGWVEDSGLTVDDVLPRLEAQGTAFMVYTDISRDGMQTGVNIPAMEALLAKTTMQVIAAGGVATLDDLKALAPLASKGLNGVISGRAIYTGTLDFTEAMRWLGQNAA; this is translated from the coding sequence GTGATTCTGTACCCGGCCATCGACTTGAAAGACGGCAAGTGCGTGCGTCTCAAACAAGGTCTGGCTGATCAGGTTACGGTTTTCGATCCGGACCCGGTGGCCGCTGCCGGGCATTGGCTCGATCTTGGGGCCAAGGCGCTGCACGTGGTGGACCTGGACGGAGCCTTTGACGGCGAGCCCAGGAACCGTGGGCTGGTGGCCGCCATCTGCAAGCGCGCCGGGGACATTCCGGTGCAGCTTGGCGGCGGCATCCGAGATCTGGCCACGGCCAAGGCCTATGTGGACGCGGGCGTGTCCCGTCTGCTCATCGGCACCATGGCCCTGGCCGACCCCGACCTCTACGGCGAGCTGTGCGCCGCGCTGCCCGGAAAGATCTGCGTTTCTCTGGACGCCGACCACGGCAAGCTCAAGACCAAAGGCTGGGTGGAGGATTCCGGGTTGACCGTGGATGACGTGCTCCCCCGCCTGGAAGCACAGGGCACGGCCTTCATGGTGTATACGGATATCAGCCGCGATGGCATGCAGACCGGGGTGAACATCCCGGCCATGGAAGCGCTCCTGGCCAAGACCACAATGCAGGTGATCGCCGCAGGCGGCGTGGCCACCCTGGACGATCTGAAGGCGCTCGCTCCCCTGGCTTCCAAGGGGTTGAATGGCGTCATCAGCGGTCGGGCCATCTACACAGGCACGCTGGATTTCACCGAGGCCATGCGCTGGCTGGGCCAGAACGCCGCATAG
- the nifJ gene encoding pyruvate:ferredoxin (flavodoxin) oxidoreductase: MAQKLIKTVDGNTATSWVAYALSECAAIYPITPSSNMGEMVDEWSSQGMKNIFGQNVSVRELQSEAGAAGAVHGCLAAGALTSTYTCSQGLLLMIPNMYKIAGELLPGVFHVSARAVAAHALSIFGDHQDVMACRQTGFAMLSGCSVQEAHDMALVAHLSAIESSVPFLHFFDGFRTSHEVQKIEVLDFSEIQKMVNMDKVAEFRARSMNPEHPQIRGTAQNPDIYFQGREASNKFYQAVPGIVKEAMKKVSEATGRSYGLFNYYGAPDAEQVIVAMGSSCETIKEVIDAMKGQKIGLVTVRLFRPWCSESFLAALPKTAKTVTVLDRTKEAGSLYEPLYLDVATTLRDAGNGVTLLGGRYGLGSKEFTPAMVKAVYDNMTGAKKNHFTVGIEDDVTGFSLAVPAFADTTPAGTVQCKFWGLGADGTVGANKEAIKIIGDNTDMYAQGYFSYDSKKSGGITVSHLRFGKEPIRSTYLVNAADYVACHKANYVTLYDVLDGIKDGGTFVLNSSWSLADMEKELPGSVKAAIAKKKLKFFNIDAVKIAAGVGLGGRINMIMQTAFFKLAGVLPFEKAVELLKKSIHKAYGKKGEKIVQMNIDAVDQAVAALEEVKYPASWADAKSTPASTASLPDYVAKIAKPVLAQQGDALPVSLFDPAGIMPVGTSQYEKRGVAINVPEWIKDNCIQCNQCAFVCPHSAIVATVLTDAEKAKAPATYETLPAQGKELKGMHFRIQINTQDCLGCGNCADICPSKKKALEMKPIDTQTAVQIPNYTFCQTVSWKDGLMKRDSVKGSQFYQPLMEFSGACSGCGETPYVRVLTQMFGERMIIANATGCSSIWGASAPTTPYCANKDGHGPAWGNSLFEDCAEFGFGMGFATTQRRELLKSKVKAASAEAEGDMKAALEGWLCDSDNAEKSALFGKQIKTLLAAMPSKSAAFKAIEVDTDLLVKKSVWCFGGDGWAYDIGFGGLDHVIASGEDINILVMDTEVYSNTGGQASKSTPTGAIAKFAAAGKRTRKKDLARIAMTYGNVYVATVSMGYNKQQLMKAFAEAEAYPGPSIILAYAPCINQGLKRGMGKTQEQSKLATASGYWPLFRYNPLLADEGKNPLQIDSKAPDGTVLEFIMSENRFAALDKMMPEQAKKLREILEADVTGRWTQLCLLAGVDPATGAAKVAVAPAEAGAEGCTLTATAEHTSGGGEACDDGRAGK, translated from the coding sequence ATGGCACAGAAACTGATCAAGACCGTGGACGGCAACACCGCCACTTCTTGGGTGGCATACGCCCTCTCCGAGTGCGCCGCCATTTACCCCATTACTCCTTCCTCGAACATGGGCGAAATGGTCGACGAGTGGTCCTCCCAGGGCATGAAGAACATCTTCGGCCAGAACGTCAGCGTGCGCGAGCTTCAGTCCGAGGCCGGCGCCGCAGGCGCGGTTCACGGCTGCCTGGCCGCAGGCGCCCTCACCAGCACCTACACCTGCTCGCAGGGCCTCTTGCTGATGATCCCCAACATGTACAAGATCGCCGGCGAGTTGCTGCCCGGCGTCTTCCACGTGTCCGCCCGCGCCGTGGCCGCCCACGCGCTGTCCATCTTCGGCGATCACCAGGACGTCATGGCCTGCCGCCAGACCGGCTTCGCCATGCTGTCCGGCTGCTCCGTCCAGGAAGCCCATGACATGGCCCTGGTGGCCCACCTGTCCGCCATCGAGTCCAGCGTGCCCTTCCTGCACTTCTTCGACGGCTTCCGCACCTCCCACGAGGTCCAGAAGATCGAAGTGCTCGACTTCTCCGAGATCCAGAAGATGGTGAACATGGACAAGGTCGCCGAGTTCCGCGCCCGCTCCATGAACCCCGAGCATCCGCAGATCCGCGGCACCGCCCAGAACCCCGACATCTACTTCCAGGGCCGCGAAGCCTCCAACAAGTTCTACCAGGCCGTCCCCGGCATCGTGAAAGAGGCCATGAAGAAGGTCTCCGAGGCCACCGGACGCTCCTACGGCCTGTTCAACTACTACGGCGCTCCTGACGCCGAGCAGGTCATCGTGGCCATGGGCTCCTCCTGCGAGACCATCAAGGAAGTCATCGACGCCATGAAGGGCCAGAAGATCGGCCTGGTCACCGTGCGCCTGTTCCGTCCCTGGTGCTCCGAGTCCTTCCTGGCCGCCCTGCCCAAGACCGCCAAGACCGTCACCGTGCTGGACCGCACCAAGGAAGCCGGCTCCCTGTACGAGCCCCTGTACCTGGACGTGGCCACCACCCTGCGCGACGCGGGCAACGGCGTGACCCTGCTGGGCGGCCGCTACGGCCTGGGCTCCAAGGAGTTCACCCCCGCCATGGTCAAGGCCGTGTACGACAACATGACCGGCGCCAAGAAGAACCACTTCACCGTGGGCATCGAAGACGACGTGACCGGCTTCTCCCTGGCCGTCCCGGCCTTCGCCGACACCACCCCCGCCGGCACCGTGCAGTGCAAGTTCTGGGGCCTGGGCGCTGACGGCACCGTGGGCGCGAACAAGGAAGCCATCAAGATCATCGGTGACAACACCGACATGTACGCCCAGGGCTACTTCTCCTACGACTCCAAGAAGTCCGGCGGCATCACCGTCTCCCACCTGCGCTTCGGCAAGGAGCCCATCCGCTCCACCTACCTGGTCAACGCCGCCGACTACGTGGCCTGCCACAAGGCCAACTACGTCACCCTGTACGACGTGCTGGACGGCATCAAGGACGGCGGCACCTTCGTGCTGAACTCCTCCTGGTCCCTGGCCGACATGGAGAAGGAGCTGCCCGGCAGCGTGAAAGCCGCCATCGCCAAGAAGAAGCTCAAGTTCTTCAACATCGACGCCGTGAAGATCGCCGCCGGTGTTGGCCTGGGCGGACGCATCAACATGATCATGCAGACCGCGTTCTTCAAGCTGGCTGGCGTGCTGCCCTTCGAGAAGGCCGTCGAACTGCTGAAGAAGTCCATCCACAAGGCTTACGGCAAGAAGGGCGAGAAGATCGTCCAGATGAACATCGACGCCGTGGATCAGGCCGTGGCCGCCCTGGAAGAAGTGAAGTACCCCGCTTCCTGGGCCGACGCCAAGTCCACCCCTGCCTCCACCGCCTCCCTGCCCGACTACGTGGCCAAGATCGCCAAGCCGGTCCTGGCCCAGCAGGGTGACGCCCTGCCCGTGTCCCTGTTCGACCCCGCAGGCATCATGCCCGTCGGCACTTCCCAGTACGAGAAGCGCGGCGTGGCCATCAACGTGCCCGAGTGGATCAAGGACAACTGCATCCAGTGCAACCAGTGCGCCTTCGTCTGCCCCCACTCCGCCATCGTGGCCACCGTGCTGACCGATGCCGAGAAGGCCAAGGCTCCCGCCACCTACGAGACCCTTCCCGCCCAGGGCAAGGAACTCAAGGGCATGCACTTCCGCATCCAGATCAACACCCAGGACTGCCTTGGCTGCGGCAACTGCGCCGACATCTGCCCCTCCAAGAAGAAAGCCCTGGAGATGAAGCCCATCGACACGCAGACCGCCGTGCAGATCCCCAACTACACCTTCTGCCAGACCGTGTCCTGGAAGGACGGCCTCATGAAGCGTGATTCCGTGAAGGGCTCCCAGTTCTACCAGCCCCTCATGGAGTTCTCCGGCGCATGCTCCGGCTGCGGCGAGACCCCCTACGTGCGCGTGCTCACCCAGATGTTCGGCGAGCGCATGATCATCGCCAACGCCACCGGCTGCTCCTCCATCTGGGGCGCATCGGCTCCCACCACCCCCTATTGCGCCAACAAGGACGGCCACGGCCCGGCTTGGGGCAACTCCCTGTTCGAGGATTGCGCCGAGTTCGGCTTCGGCATGGGCTTCGCCACCACCCAGCGCCGCGAACTGCTCAAGTCCAAGGTCAAGGCCGCCTCGGCCGAAGCCGAAGGCGACATGAAGGCCGCTCTGGAAGGCTGGCTGTGTGATTCCGACAATGCGGAGAAGTCCGCCCTGTTCGGCAAGCAGATCAAGACCCTGCTGGCCGCCATGCCCTCCAAGTCCGCTGCCTTCAAGGCCATCGAGGTCGATACCGACCTGCTGGTCAAGAAGTCGGTGTGGTGCTTCGGCGGCGACGGCTGGGCCTACGACATCGGTTTCGGCGGTCTGGACCACGTCATTGCTTCCGGCGAGGACATCAACATCCTGGTCATGGACACCGAAGTGTACTCCAACACCGGCGGTCAGGCCTCCAAGTCCACCCCCACCGGCGCCATCGCCAAGTTCGCCGCTGCCGGTAAGCGTACCCGCAAGAAGGACCTGGCCCGCATCGCCATGACCTACGGCAACGTGTACGTGGCCACCGTGTCCATGGGCTACAACAAGCAGCAGCTGATGAAGGCCTTCGCGGAAGCCGAGGCGTACCCCGGCCCCTCCATCATCCTGGCCTACGCCCCCTGCATCAACCAGGGCCTCAAGCGCGGCATGGGCAAGACCCAGGAACAGTCCAAGCTGGCCACCGCCTCCGGTTACTGGCCCCTGTTCCGCTACAACCCCCTGCTGGCCGACGAGGGCAAGAACCCCCTGCAGATCGACTCCAAGGCTCCCGACGGAACCGTTCTCGAGTTCATCATGAGCGAGAACCGCTTCGCCGCCCTGGACAAGATGATGCCCGAGCAGGCCAAGAAGCTGCGCGAGATCCTGGAAGCCGACGTCACCGGCCGCTGGACCCAGCTGTGCCTGCTGGCTGGCGTCGATCCGGCTACCGGAGCCGCCAAGGTTGCTGTCGCTCCTGCGGAAGCCGGAGCTGAAGGCTGCACCCTGACCGCCACCGCCGAGCACACCAGCGGCGGCGGAGAGGCCTGCGACGACGGCCGCGCCGGCAAGTAG
- the tatB gene encoding Sec-independent protein translocase protein TatB, whose amino-acid sequence MFGIGSTELVIILIVALVLIGPSKLPDLMKSVGKGLSEFRRMSTDVKSTLEREIEKADEAKRIEETKKELFGDDAKPAEAVADATKPDAASPASDVASNASSEVATDTKAAATATASSDAAGSGQVATATTATAEAAAKPVAEAKPAASATDKSHA is encoded by the coding sequence ATGTTCGGCATTGGTTCCACTGAGCTCGTCATCATCCTGATCGTGGCCCTGGTCCTCATCGGACCGTCCAAGCTGCCCGATCTGATGAAGTCCGTCGGCAAGGGGCTTTCCGAGTTCCGGCGCATGAGCACGGACGTGAAGTCCACGCTCGAGCGCGAGATCGAGAAGGCCGACGAGGCCAAGCGCATCGAGGAGACCAAGAAGGAACTCTTCGGCGACGACGCCAAGCCTGCCGAGGCAGTGGCCGATGCCACCAAACCGGATGCGGCATCGCCTGCGTCCGACGTTGCATCCAATGCTTCGTCTGAAGTTGCGACCGACACGAAGGCTGCCGCCACGGCCACGGCTTCGTCCGACGCAGCAGGTTCCGGGCAGGTCGCCACCGCGACGACCGCGACCGCTGAAGCCGCCGCAAAGCCCGTTGCCGAAGCCAAGCCTGCCGCGTCAGCCACGGACAAGAGTCATGCGTAG
- the hisB gene encoding imidazoleglycerol-phosphate dehydratase HisB, with amino-acid sequence MRRAQITRTTKETSIELELDLDGSGQAEVSTGVGFADHMLTLLAFWSGFDLKLFCKGDLHVDAHHTLEDVGLCLGQALSEALGDKSGINRVGFARFPLDEALSEAVVDLSGRAYLVYEDDLLPAQIAGEEKDVWREFFKSVAFKGQMNLHVRMLYGKNGHHLLESAFKALGVSLRQAVARDRAGVPSTKGSLG; translated from the coding sequence ATGCGTAGAGCCCAGATCACACGCACCACCAAGGAGACCTCCATCGAACTGGAGCTCGACCTGGACGGCAGCGGGCAAGCCGAGGTGTCCACCGGCGTGGGGTTCGCGGACCATATGCTGACGCTTCTGGCCTTCTGGTCAGGATTCGACCTGAAGCTCTTCTGCAAGGGAGACCTGCATGTCGACGCCCACCACACCCTGGAGGACGTGGGGCTGTGCCTGGGGCAGGCCCTCTCCGAAGCCCTGGGTGACAAGTCCGGCATCAACCGCGTCGGATTCGCCCGCTTCCCTCTGGACGAAGCATTGTCCGAGGCTGTGGTGGACCTCTCCGGCCGCGCCTATCTCGTGTATGAGGACGACCTGCTGCCCGCCCAAATCGCCGGTGAGGAAAAAGACGTCTGGCGCGAGTTCTTCAAGTCCGTTGCCTTCAAGGGCCAGATGAACCTGCATGTACGCATGCTGTACGGCAAAAACGGGCATCACCTGCTGGAATCCGCGTTCAAGGCCCTTGGCGTTTCGCTGCGCCAAGCCGTGGCGCGGGACAGGGCCGGGGTGCCGAGCACCAAAGGGAGCCTAGGCTGA
- a CDS encoding heavy-metal-associated domain-containing protein, which yields MSRKTIEVKGMSCNHCVQSVTEALSKIDGLANVKVDLTFGTATYEETKPVSDEVVKAAITNIGFTPGAFR from the coding sequence ATGAGCAGAAAAACCATCGAAGTCAAAGGCATGAGCTGCAACCACTGCGTGCAGTCCGTCACCGAGGCGCTTTCGAAGATCGACGGTCTGGCCAACGTGAAGGTCGACCTCACCTTCGGCACCGCCACCTACGAAGAGACCAAGCCCGTATCCGACGAAGTGGTGAAAGCCGCCATCACCAACATAGGCTTCACCCCCGGGGCGTTCCGTTAG
- a CDS encoding acetate--CoA ligase family protein: MHLDALFSPKTVAVIGASRTSGKIGHTILQNMIEAGFRGELYPVNPHADSILGLKAMHSIAELPSPLDLAVLAVPRDAVVPSLKALLAHRLRAAVVVSAGYRESGKEGWKIEGEVARICRDNDIALIGPNCLGVLSTADGVNASFAPGFPRKGNIAFFSQSGALCSAILDWAIGESIGFSKFVSLGNKAVVDETHMLYALAQDPDTKVVLGYVENVEHGEAFLRMARKITREKPVIMLKGGTTAAGAKAASSHTGAMVGSEHAYEAAFRQTGILRAHTVSEMFDLAQAFSTQPLPQGPRLAIVTNAGGPAVLAADAAEKSLLSMTPLSAQTVEALKADLPTTAGIYNPVDILADATGERLERVASVVLDDPLVDSMMVLIAPTAFTDPVKLAQAVVNVAADTHKPVMCCFMGKARMEPGIAILREASIPCYSFPEQAVRSLEAMYRYGVRKSRPSPVMASVEGRKDVVRRVIKDVRAQGMTDIPEDLAHEILKAYDLPAARAALARTSDEAVAAAAKIGYPVVCKVASPQISHKADAGAVVVGVETPDALRQAFLEITGHVKITRPDAHVTGCMIQEQAPQNMMEVVIGFRRDDHFGPLLRFSLGGIYMDVLGDISYRLAPVSMHDARQLIRGIDSYMLLKGVRGEPAANIETLEDIVIRLSQLAMDFPEIYEAELGPVLVNNERAVVADARLMLLPR; the protein is encoded by the coding sequence ATGCACCTTGACGCGCTTTTCAGCCCGAAAACCGTGGCCGTTATCGGCGCGTCCAGAACTTCAGGCAAAATCGGACATACCATACTTCAAAATATGATCGAGGCTGGTTTCAGGGGCGAGTTGTACCCCGTAAACCCTCATGCCGACTCCATTCTCGGCCTTAAGGCGATGCACAGCATAGCCGAACTCCCCTCGCCCCTGGACCTGGCCGTGCTGGCCGTTCCGCGCGATGCCGTCGTGCCGTCGCTCAAGGCGCTTTTGGCCCATCGACTGCGCGCGGCCGTGGTGGTCTCCGCCGGGTACCGCGAGTCCGGCAAGGAAGGCTGGAAGATCGAAGGCGAAGTGGCCCGCATCTGCCGCGACAACGACATCGCGCTCATCGGCCCCAACTGCCTGGGGGTGCTCTCCACCGCTGACGGCGTCAACGCATCTTTCGCCCCGGGCTTTCCCCGCAAGGGCAACATCGCCTTCTTCTCCCAGTCGGGTGCCCTGTGCTCCGCCATCCTGGACTGGGCCATCGGCGAGTCCATCGGCTTCTCCAAGTTCGTGAGCCTGGGCAACAAGGCCGTGGTGGACGAGACCCACATGCTCTACGCCCTGGCCCAGGACCCCGACACCAAGGTGGTGCTCGGCTACGTGGAGAACGTGGAGCACGGCGAGGCCTTTCTGCGCATGGCCCGCAAGATCACGCGCGAAAAGCCCGTGATCATGCTCAAGGGCGGCACCACCGCCGCCGGAGCCAAGGCCGCGTCCTCGCACACCGGGGCAATGGTCGGCTCCGAGCACGCCTACGAGGCGGCCTTCCGCCAGACCGGCATCCTTCGCGCCCACACCGTGTCCGAAATGTTCGACCTGGCCCAGGCCTTCTCCACACAGCCCCTGCCCCAGGGGCCGCGCCTGGCCATCGTCACCAACGCGGGCGGTCCTGCCGTACTGGCCGCAGACGCCGCCGAGAAGTCGCTCCTCAGCATGACGCCGCTCTCGGCCCAGACAGTCGAAGCCCTGAAGGCCGACCTCCCCACCACCGCCGGCATATACAATCCCGTGGACATCCTGGCCGACGCCACCGGGGAGCGCCTGGAACGCGTGGCCTCCGTGGTGTTGGACGACCCCCTGGTGGACAGCATGATGGTGCTCATCGCGCCCACGGCCTTCACCGACCCCGTTAAGCTGGCCCAGGCCGTGGTGAACGTCGCTGCCGACACCCACAAGCCAGTCATGTGCTGCTTCATGGGCAAGGCGCGCATGGAGCCGGGCATCGCCATTCTGCGCGAGGCGTCCATCCCCTGCTACTCCTTCCCGGAGCAGGCCGTGCGCAGCCTGGAGGCCATGTACCGCTACGGCGTGCGCAAAAGCCGTCCCTCTCCGGTGATGGCCAGCGTGGAAGGCCGCAAGGACGTGGTGCGCCGGGTGATAAAGGACGTCCGTGCCCAGGGCATGACCGACATTCCCGAGGACCTGGCCCACGAGATCCTCAAGGCCTACGACCTTCCCGCCGCCAGGGCCGCCCTGGCCCGCACTTCGGACGAGGCCGTGGCCGCAGCCGCCAAGATCGGCTACCCTGTGGTATGCAAGGTCGCCTCGCCACAGATTTCCCACAAGGCGGACGCCGGAGCGGTGGTGGTGGGAGTAGAAACTCCCGACGCCCTGCGCCAGGCATTCCTTGAAATCACCGGACACGTGAAGATCACTCGCCCCGACGCCCACGTCACCGGATGCATGATCCAGGAGCAGGCCCCCCAGAACATGATGGAGGTCGTGATCGGATTTCGCCGCGACGACCACTTCGGGCCGCTTCTGCGCTTCAGCCTGGGCGGCATCTACATGGACGTGCTGGGCGACATCTCCTACCGGCTGGCCCCGGTGTCCATGCACGACGCCCGCCAGCTCATCCGGGGAATCGACTCCTACATGCTGCTCAAGGGCGTGCGCGGTGAACCCGCCGCCAACATCGAGACCCTGGAGGACATCGTCATCCGGCTCTCGCAACTGGCCATGGACTTCCCGGAAATTTACGAAGCCGAACTCGGCCCGGTGCTCGTCAACAATGAACGTGCCGTCGTGGCCGACGCGCGCCTGATGCTTCTGCCACGCTAG
- a CDS encoding phosphotransacetylase family protein has protein sequence MPGLYIGSTAPFSGKNTLCLGLGMHLRKEGLSVGYFKPVGAQAARIGNDWGDLDAAAISQALGQKLAPNVATPVLVTQDFMHKVFAQGPCQDRTADIISAYKKVSKGKDVTLVGGSGSFLHSGLYACLDGVTVSKALDVQVVIVDRCTHEMNYDALLAIKDQMGEKMLGCVLSDVPGHYQEEVNNVLAPFLARRGVKVLGVLPHDRLLGSVSVNVLAERLGGKLISSAHRGDVVAESFLIGTMQVENFLTHFRKYPKAAVILGGDRSDLQLVAIEGRCACLILTGNLYPNDIILARAENAEVPIMVVREDTYSVARRMEALLARHKLRDQDKFQQASQLVAANVDMAAIRQGLGL, from the coding sequence ATGCCCGGCCTGTACATCGGTTCCACCGCGCCCTTCTCCGGCAAGAACACCCTCTGCCTGGGACTTGGCATGCACCTGCGCAAGGAAGGCCTCTCCGTAGGCTATTTCAAACCCGTGGGGGCGCAGGCGGCCAGGATCGGAAACGATTGGGGCGATCTGGACGCAGCCGCCATCAGCCAGGCGCTGGGGCAGAAGCTGGCCCCCAATGTGGCCACACCAGTGCTGGTCACCCAGGATTTCATGCACAAGGTCTTCGCCCAGGGTCCCTGCCAGGACCGCACCGCCGACATCATCAGCGCGTACAAGAAGGTGTCCAAGGGCAAGGACGTCACCCTGGTGGGCGGCTCCGGCAGCTTCCTGCACTCGGGCCTGTACGCCTGCCTGGACGGCGTCACAGTCTCCAAGGCGCTGGACGTCCAGGTGGTCATCGTGGACCGCTGCACCCACGAGATGAACTACGACGCCCTGCTGGCCATCAAGGACCAGATGGGCGAGAAGATGCTCGGCTGCGTGCTCTCCGACGTTCCCGGCCATTACCAGGAAGAGGTCAACAACGTGCTGGCCCCGTTCCTGGCCCGTCGCGGCGTGAAAGTCCTGGGCGTTCTGCCTCATGACCGCCTGCTGGGTTCGGTGTCCGTGAACGTCCTGGCCGAACGCCTGGGCGGCAAGCTCATCTCCAGCGCCCACCGAGGCGACGTGGTGGCGGAGTCGTTCCTCATCGGCACCATGCAGGTGGAGAACTTCCTCACGCACTTCCGCAAGTACCCCAAGGCAGCCGTCATCCTCGGCGGCGACAGGTCGGATTTGCAACTGGTGGCCATCGAGGGCCGCTGCGCCTGCCTGATCCTGACCGGCAACCTCTACCCCAACGACATCATCCTGGCGCGCGCCGAGAACGCCGAGGTGCCCATCATGGTGGTGCGCGAGGACACGTACTCCGTGGCCCGGCGCATGGAAGCGCTGCTGGCCCGGCACAAACTGCGAGATCAGGACAAATTCCAACAAGCATCCCAACTGGTTGCGGCCAACGTTGATATGGCTGCGATCAGGCAGGGTCTTGGGCTCTAA